The proteins below are encoded in one region of Micromonospora pisi:
- a CDS encoding NAD(P)/FAD-dependent oxidoreductase, translating into MAALATPGYDVIIVGSRVAGSATTLLLARQGLRVLALDRSRFPSDTLSSHQVQLPGIARLRRWGLLDRLRAAGTPATREIRLDPGEVVLAGRYPPYDGADALYSPRRVLLDATLVDAAREAGAEVREGFTVDELVWERDRVVGIRGREHGGAQVTETASLVVGADGKRSLVAEAVAAPTQRSHPASTFACYTYWSGVPLPVGELYQRPDRTVAAFPTNDDLTMVYVAGPAADFPAFRADVPGRYLAALDGCGDLGARVRGGEQAERFRSTPDVPNRIRVPHGPGWALVGDAGLVLDPITGQGIGNAFRDVELLVEAIVAGLDEGGRIDARLAGYHARRDTMATPMYDLTLDLASFRPPGPAERRLFAALQGRSAGIAQLLSVFAGVLPMDQFRAPGNLLRLVGPGNLARIAAAELRHRARRGRAGS; encoded by the coding sequence GTGGCGGCGCTGGCGACACCGGGCTACGACGTGATCATTGTCGGCAGCCGGGTGGCGGGCAGCGCGACGACGCTGCTCCTGGCTCGCCAGGGTCTACGTGTGCTGGCGCTGGACCGCTCCCGGTTCCCGAGCGACACCCTCTCCTCACACCAGGTACAGCTTCCCGGAATCGCCCGGCTGCGACGCTGGGGACTGCTCGACCGTCTGCGGGCTGCCGGCACACCGGCCACCCGGGAAATCAGGCTGGACCCCGGGGAGGTGGTGCTCGCCGGGCGATACCCGCCGTACGACGGGGCAGACGCCCTCTACAGCCCACGCCGTGTCCTGCTCGACGCGACCCTGGTCGACGCCGCCCGGGAGGCGGGCGCCGAGGTGCGCGAGGGCTTCACCGTCGACGAACTGGTCTGGGAACGGGACCGGGTGGTGGGGATCCGCGGTCGCGAACACGGCGGCGCACAGGTGACCGAGACGGCATCGCTCGTGGTGGGCGCCGACGGCAAGCGCTCGTTGGTCGCCGAGGCGGTCGCCGCCCCCACTCAACGGAGCCACCCGGCATCGACGTTCGCGTGTTACACGTACTGGTCCGGGGTGCCCCTGCCGGTCGGGGAGCTCTACCAGCGACCGGACCGGACCGTCGCGGCGTTCCCCACCAACGACGATCTGACCATGGTGTACGTCGCCGGGCCGGCCGCCGACTTCCCCGCGTTCCGCGCCGACGTACCGGGGCGGTACCTCGCGGCGCTCGACGGGTGCGGAGACCTCGGCGCCCGCGTACGCGGCGGCGAGCAGGCCGAGCGGTTCCGGAGCACTCCGGACGTACCAAACCGGATCCGGGTGCCGCACGGTCCGGGCTGGGCCCTGGTCGGCGACGCGGGACTGGTGCTGGACCCGATCACCGGGCAGGGCATCGGCAACGCGTTCCGGGACGTCGAACTCCTGGTCGAGGCGATCGTGGCCGGCCTGGACGAGGGTGGCCGGATCGATGCCCGGCTGGCCGGGTACCACGCCCGCCGGGACACCATGGCCACACCGATGTACGACCTCACCCTCGATCTCGCCTCCTTCCGCCCGCCGGGCCCGGCGGAGCGCCGCCTCTTCGCGGCGCTCCAGGGTCGATCAGCCGGGATCGCCCAACTCCTCAGCGTCTTCGCCGGGGTGCTACCGATGGATCAGTTCCGCGCCCCGGGCAACCTGCTGCGCCTGGTCGGACCCGGCAACCTGGCCCGGATCGCCGCCGCCGAACTGCGCCACCGGGCACGTCGGGGGCGGGCAGGCTCCTAA